The following coding sequences lie in one Silene latifolia isolate original U9 population chromosome 5, ASM4854445v1, whole genome shotgun sequence genomic window:
- the LOC141655257 gene encoding uncharacterized protein LOC141655257: protein MACVTSPYYSLLINGEVHGFFPGKCGLRQGDPLSPYLFVICMEVLSRLLRRLPRAANFSYHPKCVQLNLTHLVFADDLLVFTRGDLPSVKAVADCIDTFSHFSGLHANLAKTDLYFRGVAETVREIILNATGFSMGAFPFRYLGLPLFNARITQDMYQPLLDKIKARIMNWANHSRSYAGKALLALWISTYVLKGASLWDAQQTISNSWYWTNVLKMKDLLLGLAGSPDQALHLLDACTVQTKYCTDTMYGYIRTRRPLVPWAPLIHGIGCHPKHSFTGVMVMNNGLPTVDKLISRGMCFINRCALCERSCEDIPHLFFNCDFSKRVLTAVAQRVQMPLGSFSLNSTMQAILPTRRNVKYYTSLLAIIYYLRKVRNDRIFKGSKSTVEALTIVIRKVVTLRLYGSTFS from the exons ATGGCCTGTGTTACATCTCCTTATTACTCTTTGCTCATCAATGGAGAAGTTCATGGTTTCTTCCCTGGTAAATGTGGATTAAGGCAAGGGGATCCTCTATCCCCCTACCTCTTTGTCATCTGCATGGAAGTGTTGTCTAGGCTGCTCAGAAGACTCCCTAGGGCTGCTAATTTCTCTTATCACCCTAAGTGTGTCCAACTGAATCTTACTCACCTTGTTTTTGCAGATGATTTGCTTGTCTTTACTCGTGGTGACTTGCCTTCTGTTAAGGCAGTTGCAGACTGTATTGACACTTTCAGTCACTTCTCTGGTCTCCATGCTAACCTAGCCAAGACTGATCTGTACTTTAGAGGGGTAGCTGAGACTGTTAGGGAGATTATACTGAATGCTACTGGTTTTAGCATGGGAGCTTTCCCTTTCAGATATCTTGGTCTTCCTCTCTTTAATGCTAGAATTACTCAAGACATGTATCAACCTTTATTGGATAAAATCAAAGCCAGAATTATGAATTGGGCGAATCATAGTCGGAGTTATGCAGGAAAGGCCCTTCTTGCATT ATGGATTTCCACTTATGTTCTGAAAGGAGCTAGTTTGTGGGATGCTCAACAGACTATTTCCAACTCTTGGTACTGGACTAATGTCCTTAAAATGAAAGATCTTCTTCTGGGACTTGCAGGTTCTCCTGATCAGGCTCTCCATTTGCTTGATGCCTGTACTGTTCAGACGAAGTATTGCACAGATACCATGTATGGCTATATCAGGACTAGGAGACCATTAGTTCCTTGGGCTCCTCTGATTCATGGGATAGGATGCCATCCCAAGCATTCATTTACTGGTGTGATGGTTATGAATAATGGGCTGCCTACTGTGGATAAACTGATCTCACGGGGAATGTGTTTTATCAATAGATGTGCACTCTGTGAAAGGAGTTGCGAAGATATCCCTCACTTGTTTTTCAACTGTGATTTTTCTAAGAGAGTTTTGACTGCTGTTGCTCAACGGGTTCAGATGCCCTTGGGCTCATTTTCTCTGAACTCTACTATGCAGGCTATCCTCCCTACTCGTAGGAATGTCAAGTATTATACTAGTCTGCTGGCCATTATCTACTACTTACGGAAGGTACGGAATGACAGGATTTTTAAGGGTTCTAAGTCTACTGTGGAAGCTTTAACTATTGTCATTAGGAAAGTTGTAACTTTACGTTTGTATGGTTCTACTTTTTCTTAG